From Gallus gallus isolate bGalGal1 chromosome 14, bGalGal1.mat.broiler.GRCg7b, whole genome shotgun sequence, one genomic window encodes:
- the CACNG3 gene encoding voltage-dependent calcium channel gamma-3 subunit isoform X1, producing the protein MGASEHSTELRPPPQKVLGTFRGVCKKIDHFPEDADYEQDTAEYLLRAVRASSIFPILSVGLLFFGGLCVAASEFYKSKHNVILSAGIFFVSAGLSNIIGIIVYISANAGDPGQSDSKKSYSYGWSFYFGALSFIIAEMVGVIAVHMYIEKHRQIRARSHSELLKRSAFTRLPPYRYRFRRRSSSRSTEPRSRDMSPISKGFGTIPSTDISMFTLSRDPSKVTMGTLLNSERDHGFLQVHNSIPKEFKESLHNNPANRRTTPV; encoded by the exons GAACCTTCCGAGGAGTCTGCAAGAAGATCGACCACTTTCCTGAGGATGCGGACTACGAGCAGGACACAGCTGAATACCTCCTCC GTGCTGTCAGAGCCTCCAGCATCTTCCCCATCCTCAGCGTGGGCCTGCTCTTCTTCGGGGGGCTGTGCGTGGCAGCCAGCGAGTTCTACAAGAGCAAACACAACGTCATCCTCAGCGCCGGCATCTTCTTCGTCTCAGCAG GTCTCAGCAACATCATTGGGATCATCGTCTACATCTCAGCCAACGCAGGGGACCCGGGGCAGAGCGACTCCAAGAAGAGCTACTCCTACGGCTGGTCCTTCTACTTCGGCGCTCTGTCCTTCATCATTGCCGAGATGGTGGGGGTGATCGCCGTGCACATGTACATCGAGAAGCACCGCCAGATCCGCGCCAGGTCCCACTCGGAGCTGCTGAAGCGGTCGGCATTCACCCGCCTGCCCCCCTACCGGTACCGCTTCCGCCGGCGGTCCAGCTCACGCTCCACCGAGCCGCGCTCCCGGGACATGTCGCCCATCAGCAAGGGCTTCGGCACCATCCCCTCCACTGACATCTCCATGTTCACCCTCTCCAGGGATCCCTCCAAGGTCACCATGGGGACACTGCTCAACTCGGAGCGGGACCACGGTTTTTTACAGGTCCACAACTCCATCCCCAAAGAGTTCAAGGAGTCTTTGCACAACAACCCGGCCAACAGACGAACCACGCCGGTCTGA